The Archocentrus centrarchus isolate MPI-CPG fArcCen1 chromosome 5, fArcCen1, whole genome shotgun sequence genome contains the following window.
ATGGTTTATGACTTTTACTAATTGCTATAAATCTTTTCATTGTCTTTTAGGAGACGTGTATATCCAGCCAACTCAAGACACAAAGAATCCTGTCATCTATGGAGTCTTCTCAGTTTCTGGGTAAGTGTGTGATGGCTTTTTCAAACTCTCTCTAACTTTGATGCAGTTTTGGATAGAAAGTATGTTTTGGTTCCCTCctgcagtttttattctttttcactGAGCCTGAAGGTGTCTGCTCTGTCTGATGTTGAAATGCGGTGTTGCGTGTGGCCTGTCACATTCAGGATGCAAAGACgagacagaaaatgaatgtgGAACCCGGAGGGAGTAGCACTCCTCTGGGAGGCTGACTGAGCCTATAGTTCCTCAGAGGTCAGGTTTGATAGCAGGTTGTCATTCAACACACGGCATTAAAATTCAAGGCAACCAACCAGACGTGTAAAGTGAGATTCTGACGGCACACAAGCAGGAGGAGGTGTGCACAAAGTCATAATAAACATGTCCTGATTAATGTATTTGAGAAACAAATACTGTTATTGTTTCCATCTTCTCTTTAGGCATCAGGCATGTTTAAACCCAGCTGATAAAAACACATGTGGTGCTAATGACAGGGGCCCATGACAGAAGTTACAAACATAGTACACCCACCACACAGCAGCGAGAGCCTGTACTCTGGCGATTCTCTGCAGTATGTGGGTGTTTGTATGTCAGTGTGTCAGACAGCTTGACTCTACTTGAGTcagtttgagtgtgtgtttgtgcgtcatAATGTTTCAGTGCGTTCCTGTAAGTATGTGAGTATGTGGGAAGGAAGTAGATTCTACCAAATGCAGAGAGCCATCATACTAATTATCCCAGGGAGTGAGAAAATTTGAATCCTTGAGCTGGTTTCTTTACATattcacccttttttttttcctctcctgcccTCCTCCAGATCTGTGTTTAAAGGTTCGGCAGTGTGCGTGTACTCCATGGCTGACATCCGTATGGTCTTCAATGGCCCATTCGCCCACAAGGAAGGTCCCAACTACCAGTGGGTGGCATACACTGGGAAAATTCCCTACCCTCGACCTGGCACTGtgagtttagaaaaaaaaaaattgtctctGAGTCAAATAAATGAATCAAATGCTCCACAGAAATATGACACCTGATTTTCTAATTTCTCAATAGTGTCCTGGAGGCACTTTCACCCCCAACCTGAAATCCACAAAGGATTACCCAGATGAGGTTATCAACTTCATGAGAAACCACCCCACCATGTACAATGCGGTATACCCAGTGCACAagcgccccctggtggtcagaaCTAACGTGGACTATGAGTTTACCACAATTGCCGTTGACCAAGTGACAGCTGCTGATGGGAGCTATGAGGTGCTATTCCTGGGGACAGGTAAGTGCTTTAAGGCCAGTTGCAGTATTTTAGAACAACACTGGAGAAACCAAGGTCAGTGTTTAATAACCAATACATCAACAGAGCTCAGCTAAAGTTGCTTCTTTCCACTCTTTCAGATCGAGGGACAGTCCAGAAAGTGATTGTCCTGCCAAGAGATGACTTGCAGACTGAGGAGCTGGTGTTAGAGGAAGTGGAGGTGTTCAAGGTCAGTCAGTCTTGCAGCCTCAGTCACTTTGCTACTCATCCTGTTTCTGCCCTCCTCTACATGCATGCATACCATGTTTGTTATCTATGATACAAAATGACAAATGCAGcatcacgttttttttttaattgtgtaaaTGCAGGTTCCCACTCCAATCACCACTATGAAGATTTCATCTAAAAGGGTAAGTTACTTTGATTTGGATCAGACCAAATAGTTCAGCTGAAGCAATCAGACCTCTAAGAAAACACAGTTTACTGTCatcaaatcaaataaagaaaaaaatatgcaaactaagaaaaaaatgcattattaaatacaaaacactgtAGTACACAATTTTCAACTAAGACCTGATAAGCAACTGTAAATTTCTAAGAacattttgtgtaatttggtgctaCTTATactgaaaacagacacaagactcTAAGGTAGGTTAGAGTATAGCATAACCTGAGCCTTTTTAAGTCAGTTCACACAAGGACAAGGGCTTAGAACCTCAATGCAAGGAGCTTCAATCAGTTAATCATACTTTATTTGTAGTCCAAAGTTCAAAACTGCATAGTTCTTCCTTGAATATATTAGAAATATccagaattttaaaataaataatagataGCCTTTACATCTGATATATGTTGCTATTTTAATttctaatctttatttattttttcttttaacagcaaCAATTGTATGTAGGATCAGTCCTGGGTGTGACCCACTTGGCTCTGCATCGCTGTGATGTGTACGGGGAAGTCTGTGCCGACTGCTGTCTCGCCAGGGACCCATACTGCGCCTGGGACGGCAAATCCTGCTCCAGATATTCTGCCTCACAGAAAAGGTGAGGGTCAGGATGGTGTAGACAGAAGTTCATGAGTGCAGTATGAGTATTTATGtagatttcttatttttaaaatatgttgcagTTAAATTTTCTATCTGTGGTTGTTGGTTCGACCCCTCTAGGCGGAGTCGTCGGCAAGATGTGAAGTATGGAAACCCCATCCGCCAGTGCAGAGgttacagcagtgagtgtcaCTTTGTACCAAAACCATAggatattacacacatttttctCAGTCCATAACTgtcttacaaataaaattggaaATACTGATCACGTGTTGTTTTGTAGCCAATAAGAACACTCTGGAGACGGTTCAGTACGGGGTGGAAGGAAGCACTACATTCTTGGAGTGCCAGGCCAGGTCTCCTCATATGTCTCTCAAATGGCATGTGCAGAAGGAAAACAGCGACAGGAGGAAAGAGGTgagcacagcttttattttaaagctgttataatcttttggtttgtttatttatttatttaagataaATTCTTTACTGTTCATTCCAGATTCGCTCAGAAGGCCGGATGCTGAAAACAGATCAAGGGCTTCTAATCCGCTCTCTGCAGTCCTCTGACGGTGGCATCTACCAGTGTACATCCACAGAGAAAAACTTCAAGCACACTCTTGTTAAACTGCAACTGGTGGTCCTTTCTAGTCGTACAGTCAACAACGTTTTGGTGGAGACGGGCAGTCCTGCCCTCCCGCCGCTTCAGTCCAGTGCCTGGACTCCAAGTGCCAGTCAGTATAAGGACCTGCTAACAATCCTCAGCCAGCCAGAGATGGGGCTGATAAACCAGTACTGCCAGGATTACTGGCAGCTTGGAGACGGCAGCTTCGGGAACAACAAAGGCAAAAGCCTGAAAGAGctgaaagaacagaagaaacctCGTAACCGCCGGCATCACGATGAGCAGACAACTCCAGCTGAGACATGAGAAGCTCGATGTACATCGTATTCAAACAACCCCCTGTCTACCTTTTCACACAACCTCCTAAACATTGCAACCCTCCATTTAGGGGAATGACTCCAGTCAAATAGAAAAATCAAATTATCATCAAAGACAAGACAGAAACGGCAACAGAATGCAACAGCATCAGTTTCTGTGTAACtgttgggggggaaaaaaaatacacaatatttATTGTAGGCTGTAAAAAGTAATTATTTGTACCTATCTAGCAACCCTGTTTTTTGTGAATAGATCAATCTGTGCAAATATTGTGgttattataatattattattagtgtTATTGTTTATTACAATGTGTTATTATGTTGAGAATATCTTTATGTTTGGTGTTTTTAAGAAACAGCGACACTAAACCCAGACATTGGGAGTATCCATACATGGACAAGAACCGATGGACAAGTATTCAGAAACTGCCAGTGGGAGACCATGTTGGATCCTTTGACTGCTGGCAGTATTCAGTGTCTAAGCTGAAAGAGGAGTCGGGATGTCTGTGAACTTGTTGAAACTCTATGAACCAGATCTATGTACTGTATATTggacagttttcttcttttgctgCAAAACACAAGCTGTtgacagaaaaacaatgaaaatggcATTTCACAGGACATACACGGACAGTGGAAATGCCCACAGACTGCAGCTGTGACGTCACAGTCGTACAGTTATATGTGAATGAAGAGCCCTCCGTGGCAGGTAAAATGTCTTTCCTTTCACAATGTGGTCCAGCCGGGCCTCGAGTAGAGCTGTTACTCATATTCTTCCAAAATCAGTTGCTGccaagtgtttgttttgtttatatgtGAATATCACATCTCAGTGTCGTATCCTTAACAAACGTGATCTTTGTgataagctgtttttttttttttgttttgtttttgttttgttccttcttttttcggggggggggggtcttttaaTGACACAAAAGCTGATAACATAACATTgccttctcttttctctctttgggAAAAGATATTCCAGCAGGCAGCTATGTGTGAGTTTGTGACagtttgtgatttaaaaaaaaaatactagacAAAGCACCTTCTCTTGCCGAATtggtcattttaaaaatattaaatacttCCCTTGTATCTGTGGCATATTACATAGTGTATTCATATAAGGCAAAGCATTCAGTTTGTAGGCTCAAAGTTTTTTTGTAGCTCTCTTAATAAATCCAAAGTTTGCATTCCTGCCATTTATATGCTAAATATAAGTTCTCACTGAGTGAATATGTAAACATGTAATCAGTCTACAAAAACTGGGCTGATGTGCAGAGCTTTggagagtttctttttttctttttttttgattggGGCTGTACTCACTGTATCTTACCAACCAAGATGTTTGCTGGTACAGCGCCATCCAGCTGCTCTATCACACGTGCCACAGACTTCATATAGAACTGAGCAACTTCTACACAGtgtcacaaatacaaacactaaCAAAGCTGATCACCACCAAACCTGAAGAAAAACCTTTACCAAAATCTTCAGAAGGTGGCTTTTCATTGTGCATGACATGTACAGTGTACGTATATGGTATTTGTCTAAAATTCTACATTGCTGTGGATGTCAGTGAATGTCTTTCTTGTTGTGGGAATATGGAAATACTACCGATGTGctcacaccttttttttaatggtgggAAAGGCTGGAAGGCaagattgtgattttttttattctctctctctctctctctctctgtccctctctcactctcttgtTTGCTctcaaaaaattagaaaaacaaatgatttgCAGACTTTAAGGTAAAGCTATGTATGCACAGTTGGTGTTATTGTAATGACTTGTAAAAAAATTACTACCTTTTCTTCCTTATCATTGTTGCTGACTAATAAATTAAAGCTCTATATTTTATAATAACACGTTCTCTTCTGTTTGCCAGTGTTGGCACATACTGTAATATGCCTGATATGCTTCCTGACATGTGATGTACAGTTATAGCTCCACAACTATGAGGCCAagtggaatatatatatatatatatatatatatatatatatatatatatatagtatatattatatatatatatatatatatataaatatatatatatatatatatatatattatatatatattatatatatatataataatatatatatatatatatatataatatatatatattatatatatatatatatataatatatatatatattttttttttgtttgtttgtttgttttgttttgttttggttttttttacagtaaatctTCTTTTATTGCCAtcaggccataagaagattTGAAAAAGTGCTTAAAAAGGCTTTTTGTTAACCTCTTTTTAGCATCCAATAGTCTTATAAGAATAAGTCAGTAAACACAGATGCTGTTGACACTGTTCTAAAACTGTGATgcagcagaaattaaaaaaaaaaaaaaagcaatgcaaTGCTGCCTACACTTTAATCATAGTAGAACTAGAAAGCCTTTGTGATGCTTTCCCCACTCACTCTCTGTTACAGTACTTTTCAAATGgctaaatattttctttttaataacatAATACCTGGTCCTGCTACAAAGACCTCTGGAATGGGAAGGGTAGTATAGAAAGCGCAAACTACAcaaatctatccatccatccatccattttcttccacttatccttgtCAGGGTagcagggggggctggagcctatcccaac
Protein-coding sequences here:
- the sema3fa gene encoding sema domain, immunoglobulin domain (Ig), short basic domain, secreted, (semaphorin) 3Fa isoform X2, which encodes MRFRDHFKLKRPLQVDLNPSFVWLWDNRVGSAADTLILLPADRGAQTICGWFSVLTSYITISTGRNHKLLDSPLSLLTNRGTMWDKLCWLLALLALSSGGVPPSSEPLSAPRIFLSFKELKSTGTAHHFSFLLNSTDYRILRMDEDHDRMYVGSKDYILSLDLHDINKEPLIIHWPVAPQRKTECVLSGKDINGECGNFIRLIEPWNRTHLYVCGTGAYNPICTYVDRGRRSQEYIFRLEPGKVDSGKGKCPYDPKLNSVSALINGELYAGVYIDFMGTDSAIFRTLGKQTAMRTDQYNSRWLNDPTFVHAHLIPDSAEKNDDKLYFFFREKASEMGQSPMTQSRIGRICLNDDGGHCCLVNKWSTFLKARLICSVPGADGIETHFDELRDVYIQPTQDTKNPVIYGVFSVSGSVFKGSAVCVYSMADIRMVFNGPFAHKEGPNYQWVAYTGKIPYPRPGTCPGGTFTPNLKSTKDYPDEVINFMRNHPTMYNAVYPVHKRPLVVRTNVDYEFTTIAVDQVTAADGSYEVLFLGTDRGTVQKVIVLPRDDLQTEELVLEEVEVFKVPTPITTMKISSKRQQLYVGSVLGVTHLALHRCDVYGEVCADCCLARDPYCAWDGKSCSRYSASQKRRSRRQDVKYGNPIRQCRGYSTNKNTLETVQYGVEGSTTFLECQARSPHMSLKWHVQKENSDRRKEIRSEGRMLKTDQGLLIRSLQSSDGGIYQCTSTEKNFKHTLVKLQLVVLSSRTVNNVLVETGSPALPPLQSSAWTPSASQYKDLLTILSQPEMGLINQYCQDYWQLGDGSFGNNKGKSLKELKEQKKPRNRRHHDEQTTPAET
- the sema3fa gene encoding sema domain, immunoglobulin domain (Ig), short basic domain, secreted, (semaphorin) 3Fa isoform X1; this encodes MRFRDHFKLKRPLQVDLNPSFVWLWDNRVGSAADTLILLPADRGAQTICGWFSVLTSYITISTGRNHKLLDSPLSLLTNRGTMWDKLCWLLALLALSSGGVPPSSEPLSAPRIFLSFKELKSTGTAHHFSFLLNSTDYRILRMDEDHDRMYVGSKDYILSLDLHDINKEPLIIHWPVAPQRKTECVLSGKDINGECGNFIRLIEPWNRTHLYVCGTGAYNPICTYVDRGRRSQGFHYQHASQSGGRTSRAADYSTTSQPLEAKEYIFRLEPGKVDSGKGKCPYDPKLNSVSALINGELYAGVYIDFMGTDSAIFRTLGKQTAMRTDQYNSRWLNDPTFVHAHLIPDSAEKNDDKLYFFFREKASEMGQSPMTQSRIGRICLNDDGGHCCLVNKWSTFLKARLICSVPGADGIETHFDELRDVYIQPTQDTKNPVIYGVFSVSGSVFKGSAVCVYSMADIRMVFNGPFAHKEGPNYQWVAYTGKIPYPRPGTCPGGTFTPNLKSTKDYPDEVINFMRNHPTMYNAVYPVHKRPLVVRTNVDYEFTTIAVDQVTAADGSYEVLFLGTDRGTVQKVIVLPRDDLQTEELVLEEVEVFKVPTPITTMKISSKRQQLYVGSVLGVTHLALHRCDVYGEVCADCCLARDPYCAWDGKSCSRYSASQKRRSRRQDVKYGNPIRQCRGYSTNKNTLETVQYGVEGSTTFLECQARSPHMSLKWHVQKENSDRRKEIRSEGRMLKTDQGLLIRSLQSSDGGIYQCTSTEKNFKHTLVKLQLVVLSSRTVNNVLVETGSPALPPLQSSAWTPSASQYKDLLTILSQPEMGLINQYCQDYWQLGDGSFGNNKGKSLKELKEQKKPRNRRHHDEQTTPAET